In Pseudoalteromonas piratica, the genomic stretch CTGAGTGGCAAGGCGTGCCCTATAAGTTGGGAGGCACATCGAAAAAAGGCATCGATTGTTCAGCATTTGTGCAAAAAACGTTTATCGATCGCTTTGGTTTTTTATTACCCAGAACGACCGCACAACAAGCACAGTTTGGTACAGAAATTAATAAAAGAGAATTACAAGCGGGCGATTTAATTTTCTTTAAAACAAGCTACAAAACACACCATGTTGGCATCTATGTAGAGAACGATCAGTTTATCCATGCGTCCACCAGCAATGGGGTCATGTTATCTTCTATTACAAACCGGTATTGGAAAAACGCTTTTTGGCAAGCAAGGCGCGTTTCATATTAACCATTTTATTAAGTATTGGCTTTGGCAAGTAAAAAAGAGTGAATGTTTTCACACTCACTCTTTGAAAGACTATAACAACTGTTAGTTCTAATACTTGATAAATGTATTAAAAGTTAACAGTCACTTCATTTGAGCACACATCACCCGCTTGACATACTTTATAAGTAAAGCTGGTTTCTGTTACGCCGCGGCTAAAGTCACGGTAAACACCATTGTTTTCAACTGTATCGAAAAGCACACCATTACGGTAAATATCAACCATGCCTGGTGCTGCGCCATCAATTGTTAGTTCAACACGCATAAAGCC encodes the following:
- a CDS encoding NlpC/P60 family protein — its product is MMKTPTNTYLLWLCLLSVTLIGCSNPVSKNIKRDTNSTLHSKTNTKHLLYQQLTEWQGVPYKLGGTSKKGIDCSAFVQKTFIDRFGFLLPRTTAQQAQFGTEINKRELQAGDLIFFKTSYKTHHVGIYVENDQFIHASTSNGVMLSSITNRYWKNAFWQARRVSY